In Pochonia chlamydosporia 170 chromosome 3, whole genome shotgun sequence, the following are encoded in one genomic region:
- a CDS encoding G-patch domain-containing protein (similar to Metarhizium acridum CQMa 102 XP_007810314.1) — protein MRRPRDDSEDDDIPLHHKKPFGSGLKRKKVEFVRATESDNGIATTPKPQAASAIGDLYASIVLSDGKAKSASAPPTTSSSPQPEAIPKVEPPTCPICSLPITTSLKEHEASVAHQVSLPHSHPPSALDRSRMGLRALESQGWDPDARRGLGREGDGVRYPIKTKAKDDTLGIGAAELQEKQKQEPKEPPPRKLTSKELKAAVAKEKQRAERLQAEIYGRLDVDSYLRQKMDD, from the coding sequence ATGCGCCGGCCGAGAGACGATTCTGAGGATGACGACATTCCGCTTCACCACAAGAAGCCATTTGGATCCGGGCTGAAGCGTAAGAAGGTCGAGTTTGTTCGGGCGACAGAATCTGACAATGGCATCGCAACAACCCCAAAGCCGCAAGCAGCTTCTGCCATCGGAGACTTGTATGCCAGCATAGTTCTCAGCGATGGGAAAGCGAAATCTGCTTCAGCAccgccaacaacatcaagcaGCCCGCAACCAGAAGCCATACCCAAGGTCGAGCCGCCAACCTGCCCAATTTGCTCTCTGCCCATCACTACATCGTTGAAGGAACATGAAGCTTCGGTGGCACATCAAGTGAGCCTACCTCACTCACATCCACCGTCGGCACTGGACCGATCAAGAATGGGGCTGCGGGCCTTGGAGTCCCAAGGATGGGATCCAGATGCAAGACGTGGTCTTGGCCGGGAGGGCGACGGAGTCAGATACCCCATTAAAACGAAGGCAAAGGATGACACTCTGGGCATCGGCGCTGCAGAATTGCAGGAAAAACAGAAACAGGAACCCAAGGAGCCGCCGCCACGGAAACTGACTAGCAAGGAGCTCAAGGCCGCTGTGGCAAAGGAGAAACAAAGAGCGGAGAGACTACAAGCAGAAATCTATGGTCGGCTGGACGTGGACAGTTATCTGAGACAAAAAATGGACGACTAA
- a CDS encoding Sec1 family superfamily (similar to Neosartorya fischeri NRRL 181 XP_001259609.1), which produces MGFSVIQEHHDAILHAIRLRTQGDWKCLVIDETTEKVIKNTVKEDDILSSSVATIERIESRRDPNPDMDVIYILAPEPHIVDCLIADFERRRYRRSYIIWTNMADGAQKRRIHEFPGAASIIIPSQHQPREILNPDTLLIDFYPRESHLVVFRDPWSFPVLYHPACNSLVAKHMKALAQKIAGVCINMGECPKVRYYRPTNAFHEASVLCSHLARMVQEELDVYVQWHKGEFPPPSNRPPSTLVITDRSMDLMAPLLHEFTYQAMAHDLLPVKDGEKVTFRRMIDEGTELEQEVDSELSDIDKVWVETRHLHMKDTIDKLIGDFRKFVAENTSKQNDEALSLSALRDMLVRMPQFKELKLVYTLHIAMAQECMTAFQKQKLPDLASAEQTMSTGTDEDYRKPKNILETVVGLLDDEAITPGDRLRLIIIYILFRGGIIPEDIQRLLQHASLPPQDGETIANLELLGGKSSRALKEPPYLPPSLFPKDPKTYQPNEEYALSRYEPVLKSLLDELTKGTLDQTTFPFYKPPMDPNEDILAAQGGSLRAGRPNWAAAGRRPPENRQRLLVFMAGGATYSESRVCYEVGQQKGRDIVLITSHMLTPSLFLRQVSDLGRDRRQLDIPMDRPPPRAPAHVFERPPPPPGQQLPPGAGPRMVANPGRRPPPAGGLPGRPAVPPAPAAPPVASMSNLSLGSNGAPPAKDEKPHKEKKKRNFLGMKK; this is translated from the exons ATGGGGTTTTCTGTGATCCAGGAACACCACGATG CCATCCTGCACGCGATTCGGCTTCGTACTCAAGGCGAC TGGAAATGTCTGGTTATCGACGAGACCACGGAAAAAGTCATCAAGAATACCGTCAAAGAAGATGACATTCTCAGCAGTTCCGTAGCCA CCATCGAACGCATTGAATCGCGACGAGACCCGAACCCTGACATGGATGTCATCTATATTCTGGCCCCAGAACCCCATATTGTCGATTGCCTAATTGCAGACTTCGAGAGGCGGCGTTACCGAAGGTCATATATCATATGGACAAACATGGCCGATGGTGCACAAAAACGCAGGATTCACGAGTTCCCGGGCGCCGCGAGCATAATAATACCGtcgcaacaccaaccaagaGAGATACTGAACCCTGACACTCTCCTCATCGACTTTTACCCTCGCGAATCCCACCTGGTTGTGTTCAGAGATCCATGGAGCTTCCCCGTTCTCTACCATCCGGCCTGCAACAGCTTGGTTGCCAAGCACATGAAGGCGTTGGCGCAAAAG ATTGCTGGCGTATGCATTAATATGGGGGAATGCCCCAAAGTCCGATACTACCGACCGACCAATGCCTTTCATGAAGCCTCGGTGCTCTGCTCTCACTTAGCTAGGATGGTGCAGGAAGAGCTCGATGTGTATGTGCAGTGGCACAAAGGCGAATTTCCACCACCTTCCAATCGACCTCCATCAACACTTGTAATAACCGATCGATCAATGGATCTAATGGCGCCACTGCTGCACGAATTCACCTACCAAGCTATGGCACACGATCTGCTGCCCGTCAAAGATGGCGAAAAGGTCACCTTCCGGAGGATGATCGACGAAGGCACCGAGTTAGAACAGGAGGTAGATTCCGAACTCAGCGATATCGACAAGGTTTGGGTCGAGACCCGACACCTTCATATGAAGGATACTATTGACAAGCTCATCGGTGATTTTCGCAAATTCGTGGCGGAGAACACCAGTAAACAGAATGATGAAGCGCTAAGTCTCAGCGCCCTTCGAGACATGCTAGTACGGATGCCGCAATTCAAGGAGCTGAAATTGGTCTACACATTACATATCGCCATGGCTCAAGAGTGCATGACCGCATTCCAGAAACAAAAACTCCCAGACCTGGCATCCGCCGAGCAAACCATGTCCACAGGCACAGACGAGGACTACAGGAAGCCCAAAAACATTCTCGAAACGGTTGTCGGTCtgttggatgatgaagcAATCACACCAGGCGATCGCCTGCGCCTAATTATCATTTATATCCTCTTCAGAGGCGGTATCATCCCAGAAGATATCCAGAGATTGCTCCAACATGCGTCTCTACCGCCACAAGACGGTGAAACCATTGCCAATCTAGAACTTCTAGGCGGCAAATCATCTCGCGCCCTCAAAGAGCCGCCGTACCTGCCTCCATCCCTATTCCCCAAGGATCCCAAAACCTACCAACCAAACGAAGAGTACGCGCTATCTCGATACGAACCAGTTCTCAAGTCCCTGCTCGATGAGCTCACCAAGGGCACCTTGGACCAAACCACCTTTCCCTTCTACAAACCTCCAATGGATCCAAACGAGGACATCCTCGCCGCACAGGGTGGCTCTCTCCGCGCCGGACGACCAAACTGGGCCGCCGCAGGTCGTCGACCCCCTGAAAACCGCCAACGACTACTCGTCTTCATGGCCGGCGGTGCCACATACTCCGAAAGCCGCGTCTGCTACGAAGTCGGCCAGCAAAAGGGTCGCGacatcgtcctcatcacctcCCACATGCTGACGCCGAGCCTCTTCCTTCGCCAAGTCTCAGACCTCGGTCGCGACAGGCGCCAACTCGACATCCCCATGGACAGACCGCCGCCCCGTGCCCCAGCCCACGTCTTCGaacgccctcctcctcctcccggCCAACAACTTCCCCCTGGTGCCGGTCCCAGAATGGTCGCAAATCCGGGGCGAAGACCACCGCCCGCTGGTGGCCTCCCCGGCCGACCTGCTGttcctcctgctcctgccGCA